In Myxococcales bacterium, the following proteins share a genomic window:
- a CDS encoding ATP-binding protein, with protein sequence MSRRFIQPRIERALSDTRVVLLNGARQTGKSTLAQQLARTGGGRYVTLDDPSTLDLARTDPGALCTGSDKLTIIDEVQLAPELFPAIKRAVDKRNRPGQFLLTGSANVFLLPRLSESLAGRMEIIPLHPMSQAELREVPEPLHVVDALFAPHDKAVEAALTTTPKFSRLDICQNIVAGGYPEAEGREPGERRDAWFRSYVASILQRDVRDMGNIDGLTALPRLFGLMAARSSSLLNVAELSRSIGIPVTTLHRYLALLEATFLFQPLPAWSTNIGKRFVKAPKLHLVDPGLTASLRGESDARELVASPSLGALLETFVVQEIRVLLSWGRTAATMYHYRTAAGREVDLVLEAPGQRVLGLEVKATSSVSHSDFAGLRDLAEAAGKQFVRGAIFYLGDEALSFGNNLWALPISALWASGKLI encoded by the coding sequence ATGAGTCGGAGGTTTATCCAACCGCGCATCGAACGCGCCTTATCCGATACCCGGGTGGTTCTACTCAATGGCGCGCGCCAGACCGGGAAGAGCACGTTGGCGCAGCAACTCGCTCGGACTGGCGGCGGGCGATACGTCACGCTCGATGATCCGTCGACGCTAGACCTCGCGCGCACAGATCCAGGTGCGTTGTGCACCGGCTCCGACAAGCTCACAATTATTGATGAGGTTCAGCTCGCGCCCGAGTTGTTCCCCGCAATCAAGCGCGCCGTCGACAAGCGTAACCGCCCCGGGCAGTTCTTGCTCACGGGCTCGGCCAACGTATTTTTGTTGCCGCGGCTGTCTGAGTCGCTGGCAGGGCGGATGGAAATCATTCCGCTCCACCCCATGTCACAAGCGGAGCTCCGTGAGGTGCCTGAACCGCTTCATGTCGTCGATGCGCTGTTTGCGCCGCATGACAAGGCGGTCGAGGCGGCGCTGACGACGACGCCCAAATTCTCGCGCTTAGACATCTGCCAAAATATTGTGGCAGGCGGCTATCCTGAGGCCGAAGGCCGCGAGCCGGGCGAGCGCCGCGACGCTTGGTTTCGCAGCTATGTGGCGAGCATTCTGCAGCGCGATGTGCGCGACATGGGCAACATCGACGGCCTCACCGCGCTGCCTCGCCTTTTTGGCCTCATGGCGGCGCGCAGCAGCAGCCTGCTTAATGTCGCCGAGTTGTCGCGCTCGATCGGCATCCCCGTCACGACCTTGCACCGCTATTTGGCGCTGCTCGAAGCGACGTTTCTATTTCAGCCGCTGCCGGCATGGTCGACGAATATTGGCAAGCGGTTCGTCAAGGCGCCCAAGCTGCATCTCGTCGATCCAGGCTTGACTGCCTCGCTGCGCGGCGAAAGCGACGCCCGCGAGCTTGTGGCCTCGCCGTCGCTGGGCGCCTTGCTTGAGACGTTTGTCGTGCAAGAAATTCGCGTGCTGCTAAGTTGGGGGCGCACCGCAGCGACGATGTATCACTACCGCACGGCTGCCGGGCGCGAGGTCGATCTGGTGCTAGAGGCGCCAGGTCAACGCGTTCTCGGCCTTGAGGTCAAGGCGACGAGCAGCGTTAGCCATAGCGACTTTGCCGGGCTGCGCGATTTAGCCGAAGCAGCTGGCAAACAATTTGTGCGCGGCGCCATTTTTTACTTAGGCGATGAGGCCTTGAGCTTTGGCAACAACTTATGGGCGCTGCCCATTTCGGCGCTGTGGGCGTCGGGAAAATTGATTTGA
- a CDS encoding ABC-F family ATP-binding cassette domain-containing protein, whose translation MSLLVLENASLLFGDRIIFDEVTLRLIAGDRIGLIGPNGSGKTTMLKVIAGTQELDEGKVTRLKGVRVGWLPQDIAVEGGKTLLQFVVEGVPGRSELHDALAAVETQLEAIVNGDDVEAITDASIRISDLHEQLDHFERDYGEHQAYAIITGLGFRPGDEHRDLKEFSGGWKMRAVLAGLLFQRPEVLLLDEPTNHLDMPSVAWFAEFLQRYRGAFILISHDREFLNEQINKVVSFEPEGVRIYPGNHDAYRKQRQEEMIVLGNRAKNIARERERLERFVDRFRAKASKAAAAQSKMKLLEKLETIDAPQSHAVMKFSFAPTARTVNDVIRITDVRKAYGDHVVFPSLNLTVRRGEKIGMIGVNGAGKTTLLRMLAGEIPKDSGTITIGQGVTVGYYAQHHADTLDLTATVVEVAQRANPEAPQSRVRAVLGAFMFSGDTVDKQVRVLSGGERARLALARLLINPGSLLLMDEPTNHLDLDSAESLAQSLQTFDGTLLFVSHNRSLIRSLATKIWNVENQTVENYPGTLDEYLFSLAERRRMGETQAQGAALQAKAEIKLGPTGQERGKIRRVTKGTDGEAVVSQVARTADVASPERAPDRPVDRAADKERKRREAEERNRRSKHVGPLQKQVEALEETIAAHEMQLAVLTKRLEDPAVYGDAAANQAAVAQYAQVKALLDADTAAWEEASVRLEAAKQALQDAAS comes from the coding sequence GTGAGCTTGCTAGTCCTTGAGAACGCGTCGCTGCTGTTTGGCGACCGGATTATTTTTGATGAGGTGACGCTGCGCCTCATCGCCGGCGACCGCATCGGACTCATTGGGCCCAACGGCTCGGGCAAGACCACCATGCTCAAGGTGATCGCCGGGACGCAGGAGCTCGACGAGGGCAAGGTGACGCGCCTCAAGGGTGTCCGCGTCGGTTGGCTGCCGCAAGACATCGCGGTCGAAGGTGGCAAGACGCTGCTGCAGTTTGTCGTGGAGGGCGTCCCCGGGCGCAGCGAGCTGCACGACGCCTTGGCAGCGGTCGAGACGCAACTCGAGGCTATCGTCAACGGAGACGATGTCGAGGCGATCACGGATGCGTCGATACGAATTTCGGATTTGCATGAACAGCTCGATCACTTCGAACGCGACTATGGCGAGCATCAGGCCTACGCCATTATTACCGGCCTTGGCTTTCGCCCCGGCGATGAGCATCGCGATCTAAAAGAATTTTCCGGCGGCTGGAAGATGCGCGCCGTGCTCGCGGGCCTGCTCTTTCAGCGCCCCGAGGTGCTGCTGCTCGACGAACCGACCAACCATCTCGACATGCCATCGGTGGCGTGGTTTGCAGAATTTTTGCAGCGCTATCGCGGCGCGTTTATCTTGATCAGCCACGATCGGGAGTTCTTAAACGAGCAGATCAACAAGGTGGTGAGCTTCGAGCCCGAGGGCGTGCGCATCTACCCCGGCAATCACGACGCCTATCGCAAGCAGCGGCAAGAAGAGATGATCGTCCTCGGCAACCGCGCCAAGAACATCGCGCGTGAACGCGAGCGACTTGAACGCTTTGTCGACCGCTTTCGCGCCAAGGCGAGCAAGGCCGCGGCCGCGCAGAGCAAGATGAAGCTGCTCGAGAAACTAGAAACCATCGACGCGCCGCAGTCGCATGCCGTAATGAAATTTTCGTTTGCCCCCACCGCGCGCACGGTCAACGACGTCATTCGCATCACTGACGTCCGCAAGGCCTACGGCGACCACGTGGTGTTTCCGTCGCTTAATCTCACCGTGCGGCGCGGCGAAAAAATCGGCATGATCGGCGTCAACGGCGCCGGCAAGACCACGCTGCTGCGCATGCTGGCGGGTGAAATCCCCAAGGACAGCGGCACGATTACCATCGGCCAGGGCGTCACCGTTGGCTACTACGCACAGCATCACGCCGATACGCTCGACCTGACCGCGACGGTGGTCGAGGTAGCGCAGCGGGCAAATCCCGAGGCGCCGCAGAGCCGGGTGCGCGCGGTGCTGGGCGCATTTATGTTTTCGGGCGACACCGTAGATAAGCAGGTGCGCGTGCTCTCGGGTGGTGAACGCGCGCGCTTGGCGCTCGCCCGCCTGCTGATAAACCCGGGCTCGCTCTTGCTCATGGACGAACCGACGAATCACTTGGACCTCGATTCGGCTGAAAGCCTGGCGCAGTCGCTGCAAACCTTTGACGGGACGCTGCTATTTGTTAGCCACAACCGCAGCCTGATTCGCTCGCTCGCCACCAAGATCTGGAACGTTGAGAACCAGACCGTCGAGAACTATCCAGGCACGCTCGATGAGTATCTGTTTTCGTTGGCCGAGCGTCGGCGCATGGGCGAGACGCAGGCACAGGGCGCGGCGTTGCAAGCCAAGGCAGAAATCAAGCTCGGACCGACCGGGCAGGAGCGCGGCAAGATTCGGCGAGTGACAAAGGGAACTGATGGCGAGGCGGTGGTGAGCCAAGTTGCGCGAACAGCCGACGTCGCCTCGCCTGAGCGGGCGCCTGATCGGCCAGTTGACCGCGCCGCCGACAAAGAGCGCAAACGCCGCGAGGCCGAGGAGCGCAATCGCCGCAGCAAGCACGTAGGACCGCTTCAAAAACAGGTGGAAGCCCTTGAAGAGACAATTGCCGCGCATGAGATGCAGCTGGCCGTCCTTACCAAACGCCTCGAAGACCCCGCTGTTTATGGGGACGCCGCGGCTAATCAAGCCGCCGTCGCGCAATATGCGCAGGTCAAGGCGCTGCTCGACGCGGACACGGCGGCATGGGAAGAGGCTTCCGTGCGCCTAGAAGCCGCCAAGCAGGCCCTTCAAGACGCCGCGTCGTAG
- a CDS encoding serine/threonine protein kinase produces MSQAGMLLDGKYELVSLAGEGGMATVWRAIVRGAAGFTRPVAIKKMREEFRAMKNYIAMFVEEARVGAEMAHPNIVQVYDFCIDDNGSYYLVLEWVDGVDFGTIVQQAAARGTPLEWQVLALVAIGTLRGLGAAHERIGADGQPSPVIHRDVSPHNILVSRHGVAKLGDFGLARARDRVMSLTAPGTVKGKLHYLSPEVTMGKPVSPQSDVFAMGVLMWETLAGKKLFTGRADIDVFKAIRKCEIPDLAAIRPDVPAALCQIVHKALERELELRYASARAMESALADVLRRNLPGDVQAQLASLVLQAMGVNAPGGAGAVDDADTQSWTFNLDA; encoded by the coding sequence ATGAGCCAGGCGGGGATGTTGCTAGATGGCAAGTATGAGCTTGTCTCGCTCGCGGGCGAGGGCGGGATGGCCACCGTTTGGCGCGCCATCGTGCGCGGGGCGGCGGGGTTTACGAGGCCCGTTGCCATCAAGAAAATGCGCGAGGAATTTCGCGCGATGAAAAATTACATTGCGATGTTTGTCGAGGAGGCGCGCGTCGGCGCCGAGATGGCGCATCCCAACATCGTCCAAGTCTACGATTTTTGCATCGACGACAACGGCTCGTATTATCTTGTGCTCGAATGGGTAGATGGCGTCGATTTTGGCACCATCGTGCAGCAGGCGGCGGCGCGCGGCACCCCGCTGGAATGGCAGGTGCTTGCCTTGGTCGCCATAGGCACGCTGCGCGGCCTCGGCGCGGCGCACGAGCGAATTGGCGCCGACGGCCAGCCCTCGCCTGTGATCCACCGCGACGTCTCGCCGCACAATATCTTGGTGAGTCGCCACGGCGTCGCCAAGCTCGGTGATTTCGGGCTCGCCCGGGCGCGCGATCGCGTGATGAGCCTCACCGCGCCCGGCACCGTCAAGGGCAAGCTGCACTACCTCTCGCCTGAGGTCACCATGGGCAAGCCGGTGTCACCGCAATCCGACGTCTTCGCGATGGGCGTATTGATGTGGGAAACGCTGGCGGGCAAAAAGCTGTTTACCGGCCGAGCCGATATCGATGTCTTCAAGGCGATTCGCAAGTGCGAGATTCCCGATCTCGCGGCGATCCGCCCCGATGTGCCGGCGGCTCTTTGCCAAATCGTTCATAAGGCGCTCGAGCGCGAACTTGAGCTGCGCTATGCGTCGGCGCGCGCGATGGAATCGGCGTTAGCCGACGTGCTGCGGCGCAATTTGCCGGGCGACGTGCAGGCGCAGTTGGCCAGCCTTGTCTTGCAAGCCATGGGCGTCAACGCGCCAGGCGGCGCCGGCGCGGTCGATGACGCCGATACGCAAAGCTGGACGTTTAACCTCGACGCGTGA
- a CDS encoding YaeQ family protein yields the protein MALPATIRRFAINLADSDRGVYEALDLRVAQHPSESERFLVTRVLARALEHGEGVEFGKGLSSEDEPALAQRNLRGELQAWIEVGSPSAERIHRASKACGRVVIYAWRAAPLAEAYREAKVHRLEHLTLIALQAETLDALATTLDRNNDWEVAVNAGIVYVGVGGRTFELPLVAVGLSAT from the coding sequence ATGGCGCTGCCGGCAACGATTAGACGCTTTGCGATAAACCTCGCCGATAGCGATCGCGGCGTGTATGAGGCGCTTGATTTGCGCGTGGCGCAGCATCCATCAGAGAGCGAGCGATTTTTGGTGACGAGGGTGCTAGCGCGCGCGCTGGAGCACGGCGAGGGCGTCGAGTTTGGTAAGGGCCTATCGTCTGAAGACGAACCGGCGCTGGCACAACGCAACCTGCGTGGCGAGTTGCAGGCGTGGATCGAAGTTGGCTCGCCCTCGGCCGAGCGAATTCATCGCGCCAGCAAGGCGTGCGGGCGCGTGGTTATCTACGCTTGGCGTGCGGCGCCGCTGGCTGAGGCCTATCGCGAGGCCAAGGTGCATCGGCTTGAGCACCTAACGCTAATCGCGCTGCAGGCCGAAACGCTTGACGCGCTCGCGACCACGCTCGATCGCAACAACGATTGGGAGGTGGCGGTCAACGCGGGCATTGTTTACGTTGGCGTCGGCGGCCGCACGTTTGAATTGCCACTTGTGGCGGTAGGCCTAAGCGCTACGTAG
- a CDS encoding group 1 truncated hemoglobin translates to MTDPTLFAQIGHARLREVLEAFYDRVFVDDMIGFLFVGKDRATLVQREWEFTARLLGADLAYSGRSIPEAHRASPIMGGHFDRRMQLLREVLQAYAVPATVQAAWLGHSEAMRHLVTRDASGSCTEQPAGRSDEVSAPGIEVPRRLKILPID, encoded by the coding sequence GTGACCGATCCGACGCTGTTTGCGCAAATTGGCCATGCGCGGCTGCGCGAGGTGCTAGAGGCCTTTTATGACCGCGTGTTCGTCGACGACATGATTGGCTTTTTGTTCGTCGGCAAAGATCGCGCGACGCTGGTGCAGCGCGAGTGGGAATTTACGGCGCGTCTGCTTGGCGCTGACCTAGCGTACAGCGGGCGCTCGATTCCTGAAGCGCACCGCGCAAGCCCTATCATGGGCGGGCATTTTGACCGGCGCATGCAGCTGCTGCGCGAGGTATTGCAGGCGTACGCCGTGCCCGCCACGGTGCAGGCCGCGTGGCTTGGGCACTCGGAAGCCATGAGGCATTTGGTGACGCGAGATGCCAGCGGCAGCTGCACCGAACAGCCAGCCGGCCGCAGTGATGAGGTGAGTGCGCCCGGCATTGAGGTGCCGCGACGTCTCAAAATCTTGCCGATTGACTAG